The proteins below come from a single Rhodococcus sp. WMMA185 genomic window:
- a CDS encoding uracil-DNA glycosylase gives MGTPLTDIDSLDAELIECRVCPRLVEWREKIAQDKRASFRDETYWGRPVPGFGPPDAPLLIVGLAPAAHGANRTGRMFTGDRSGDFLYAALHAVGLASQPTATHRGDGLELFGVRITSPVHCAPPANKPTPAERANCRHWLDSELKILQPSLRSVVVLGSFGWQALLPVLDDAGWQIPKPRPTFGHGAHIELPHPGDPGAEDPLHVFGCYHVSQQNTFTGRLTPAMLEAVLADAAHTAGLGPGQH, from the coding sequence GTGGGCACACCGCTGACCGATATCGACAGTCTCGACGCCGAACTGATCGAATGCCGAGTCTGCCCCCGCCTCGTCGAGTGGCGTGAGAAGATCGCCCAGGACAAGCGTGCTTCGTTCCGAGACGAAACATACTGGGGCCGACCGGTTCCGGGGTTCGGGCCACCTGATGCACCCCTGCTGATCGTCGGGCTCGCCCCCGCCGCACACGGCGCGAACCGGACGGGGCGCATGTTCACCGGCGACCGCAGCGGCGACTTCCTCTACGCCGCACTCCACGCCGTGGGCCTGGCGAGTCAGCCGACTGCGACGCACCGCGGCGACGGCCTCGAACTGTTCGGTGTCCGCATCACGTCTCCGGTGCATTGTGCGCCGCCCGCGAACAAGCCGACGCCGGCCGAACGTGCGAATTGCAGGCACTGGCTGGACTCCGAGCTGAAGATCCTTCAGCCAAGCCTCCGATCGGTGGTCGTGCTCGGCAGCTTCGGTTGGCAGGCACTGCTTCCCGTCCTCGACGACGCCGGGTGGCAGATTCCGAAACCTCGTCCCACGTTCGGGCACGGAGCGCACATCGAACTCCCTCATCCGGGTGATCCGGGCGCCGAAGATCCACTTCATGTGTTCGGTTGCTACCACGTCAGCCAGCAGAACACCTTCACCGGCCGGCTCACACCCGCCATGCTCGAGGCCGTCCTCGCCGACGCCGCACACACCGCCGGGCTCGGGCCGGGCCAACATTAA
- a CDS encoding PH domain-containing protein, translating to MSQTPEPGVAPPIDEGEAAIAAEQGQPWLRLDKRMLLVHPINEIVTLAPLVLISLVIGSQSGNYQWVLVAIVVFLVYGVSRWFTTSYRIGPVHVQLRQGLFRKRLLSIPRNRIRSVDVKAGILHRLLGLSVVRIGTGQQVGSKPDAAKFELNALSSHLVPDLRAALLARQPIASTERAAVEREPAANEIGHWNPGWVRYAPFSATGVVTIAAIAGLAIQYGVVDTFARSTTISDGIESAERFGIVVAVALGVLVLLIVASALASVRYLVTYGNMKLTDNGRTLHVSHGLLETRQTTLDRRRLRGTTLGEPLLLRLAGGARLDAIMTGVPAEKRESSLLLPQAPRAEAERVMAAVIHDTRQVAAPLTKHGPAAQRRRYMRGLVPAELALVAALLVQASGHAVPALAWSAIVVLAIGGAALAWDRYRGLGHAVLPGWLITRSGSLDRARHSLESDGIIGWTVRQTFFQRRAGVATVIAATPAGTGKYEVIDIPAEQAWSLVESATPGGGDVWAHR from the coding sequence GTGAGCCAGACACCCGAACCCGGCGTCGCGCCCCCGATAGACGAGGGCGAGGCGGCTATCGCGGCAGAGCAGGGGCAACCGTGGCTCCGCCTCGACAAGCGGATGTTGCTCGTGCACCCCATCAACGAGATCGTCACACTTGCGCCCCTGGTGCTGATCTCACTGGTGATCGGCAGCCAGAGCGGAAACTACCAGTGGGTCCTGGTCGCGATCGTGGTCTTCCTCGTATATGGCGTCTCGCGCTGGTTCACCACGAGCTACCGCATCGGTCCGGTCCACGTTCAGCTACGCCAGGGGCTCTTCCGCAAGCGGCTTCTATCCATTCCCCGCAACAGAATTCGGTCCGTCGATGTGAAAGCGGGGATCTTGCATCGCCTACTCGGGCTGTCGGTCGTCCGGATCGGCACCGGCCAGCAAGTTGGATCCAAACCCGACGCAGCGAAGTTCGAGCTCAACGCCCTCTCCTCCCATCTGGTTCCCGACCTGCGCGCAGCACTGCTCGCGCGCCAACCGATCGCCTCCACCGAGCGGGCCGCGGTGGAGCGTGAGCCGGCGGCAAACGAAATCGGGCACTGGAACCCGGGTTGGGTCCGCTACGCACCGTTCTCGGCGACCGGAGTGGTGACGATCGCGGCCATCGCAGGCCTGGCAATCCAATACGGGGTCGTCGACACTTTCGCGCGATCGACAACCATCTCCGACGGAATCGAATCCGCGGAACGGTTCGGGATCGTGGTTGCCGTCGCCCTGGGCGTTCTCGTCCTCCTGATCGTGGCGAGCGCACTGGCCAGCGTGCGATACCTTGTCACCTACGGCAACATGAAGCTCACCGACAACGGCCGCACCCTCCATGTCAGTCACGGCCTTCTCGAAACCCGCCAGACCACACTGGACCGTCGACGCCTGCGCGGTACGACCCTCGGGGAACCGCTCCTCCTCCGGCTCGCGGGCGGCGCCCGCCTCGACGCCATCATGACCGGCGTGCCCGCCGAGAAACGGGAGTCCTCCCTGCTGCTCCCCCAGGCACCGCGTGCGGAAGCCGAGCGGGTCATGGCTGCCGTCATTCACGACACCCGCCAAGTCGCGGCCCCACTCACCAAGCACGGCCCGGCTGCGCAGCGCCGCCGATACATGCGTGGGCTGGTCCCCGCCGAACTCGCTCTCGTAGCGGCCCTACTCGTACAGGCCTCGGGACATGCAGTCCCCGCGCTCGCGTGGTCGGCGATAGTCGTACTCGCTATCGGCGGGGCCGCGCTGGCGTGGGACCGGTATCGCGGACTCGGTCACGCGGTGCTCCCGGGCTGGCTGATCACCCGCAGTGGTTCGCTCGACCGCGCCAGGCACAGCCTCGAGTCCGACGGCATCATCGGGTGGACGGTCCGTCAGACGTTCTTCCAACGCAGGGCGGGGGTCGCCACGGTCATCGCCGCGACACCGGCGGGTACCGGCAAATACGAGGTGATCGACATTCCCGCCGAGCAGGCATGGTCGCTCGTCGAGTCGGCGACGCCCGGCGGAGGTGACGTGTGGGCACACCGCTGA
- a CDS encoding PH domain-containing protein, producing MTKPSIVTMAEPAWRPDPRAKQLWAINAALMWLPVFMVQALALVFHWWAAWIHLTVLAVTLVFAVVHIAVVPFWRYRVHRWEISDTAVYTRTGWFTQERRIAPISRVQTVDTERGPIDRMLGLATVTVTTASSAGAVTISALDQDTADRTVARLTEIAGTNVGDAT from the coding sequence ATGACCAAGCCCAGCATCGTCACTATGGCGGAACCGGCGTGGCGGCCCGACCCCAGAGCCAAACAGCTGTGGGCGATCAATGCCGCCCTGATGTGGCTCCCGGTATTCATGGTGCAAGCGCTGGCGCTCGTCTTCCACTGGTGGGCCGCCTGGATCCACCTCACCGTTCTCGCAGTCACGCTCGTGTTCGCGGTCGTCCACATAGCCGTCGTCCCGTTCTGGCGGTATCGCGTGCATCGGTGGGAGATCAGCGACACCGCCGTCTACACCCGCACCGGATGGTTCACCCAGGAGCGCCGGATCGCTCCCATCTCGCGGGTGCAGACCGTCGACACCGAACGCGGACCCATCGACCGCATGCTGGGATTGGCGACCGTGACCGTCACCACCGCGTCGTCCGCGGGAGCTGTCACGATCTCGGCCCTCGATCAGGACACAGCAGACCGCACCGTAGCAAGGCTCACCGAGATCGCGGGAACGAATGTCGGTGACGCCACGTGA